The DNA sequence CCAATCGCGTGCCTGACACCACGCGCAAGCGGGTGCCGCGCCAGTCCACCGTGCGCCTGAACGCGCCGTGCCACCACGCGGCGAACAGGAGCGCGTCCTTCACCAGCACCGCGGGCGCCGCGCGCAACCCCACCGGCTGCGGTCGCAGCGCGCGGAACACCGCCACGTCCACCCAGACCTTGCCCAGCACCACCGCCAGCGCTCCCAGGCCCGTCAGCACCGACGGCTGGAAGAGCGCGCCCCCCAGCGCCAGGGGCACCGGGTTGAGCAGCGCCTGCGCCAGGTACGTCGTGGGCGATACCGCTGTGCGGTGGATGACGCTCCAGCGCAGGTAGCGCTGGAAGAAGGCGTCCACGCTCTTGCGCAGCGACACGTTGAAGACAGGGGCGCGCGCCAGCCACACGCGCTTGCCCAGCTTGCGCGTCACCCACTGGCCGATGACGTAGTCCTCCGCCAGCACGTCCTTCACGGAGAAGAAGCCGCCCAGCGACTCCACGTCCTCGCGCCTGAGCGCCATGGACTTGCCCACCACGATGTCCCGGTCCGCCAGGTGCTTCGCGGCGATCATCCCCGCCGCCGCGCTGGAGGACAGGTGCAGGTTGTCCAGGAGCGAACCGAACGTCTCCTCGCCCAGCCCCGCCACCGGGTGCGTCACGCAGCCCACCGTCGGGTCCTCGAACGCGGCGGCGATCTCCTCCAGGTAGCCTTCGCCCACGCGGGTGTTGCTGTCGCTCACCACCCAGAGGTCGTACCGGGCCTCCGACGACAGCGTCACCAGCTGGTTCACCTTGGGGTTGAGGCCGGGCTCGCCCTCCTGGAGCACCACCCGCATGACGTGGGGCCACTTCGCCTGGGCCGCCTTGGCCACCGCGAAGGCCGGGTCGCGCGCGTCCTTCACGCCCAGGAGGACCTCGTAGCGCGGGTAGGAGAGTCGGGCGAACTGCTCCAGGTTCGCCTCCAGGTCGTCGTCCACGCCGCACAGCGGCTTGAGGATGGACAGGCCCGGAGCGTGGGTGGGGACCGCCGGAGGCTCGCGGCGGTGGCGGCGCACGAGCAGCGCCTGGAGGACCAGGGCCAGGAGGCCGACGACGGACGCGGCCAGGAGGAGGCTGGAGGCGATGAGCATGTCCGGCACCCTACGGGGCCCACAAGGCGGGCCCGGGGCGCCGGGACGGCGGGACGGCCAACTCGCCGTGACACCGCCGTGAAGCGCGCGGAGGGGGGCTACTCGGGCAGCTCGCGGCTCTTCGGGTGGCGCACGTCCTTGCCGCGCACCATGTAGATGACCATCTCCGCCACGTTGAGCGCATGGTCGCCCACGCGCTCCAGGTGCTTCGCGATGAACATCAGCGCCGTGGCGCGGCGGATGTTGCGCGAGTCCTCCATCATGTACGCCAGCAGCTCGTTGAAGATCTTCAGGAAGAGGGCATCCAGCAGGTCATCCCCCTTGAGGACCTCCTCCGCCTTGGCCGCGTCGCCGGACACGAACGCGTCCAACGCCTTCTTCACCTGCTGCTGCGCCAGGTCCGCCAGCTTCGGCGTGTCCACGTAGGGCGCCAGCGGGGGGACCTGGTTCAGGTCCATGGCGCGCTCGGCGATGTTCACCGCCAGGTCGCCGATGCGCTCCAGGTCGGTGACGATCTTCAGCGCGGTGGTGATGAGGCGCAGGTCGCTGGCGGCCGGCTGGCGCAGGGCGAGGATGCGCCGGCACAGATCGTCGATGTCCACCTCCAGCCGGTTCACCTCGCGGTCGGCGCCCACCACCTTCTCCGCCAGGGCCGAGTCCCGGTCGGTGAGCGCGCGCACGCTCTGCGCGACGAGGGCCTCCACCTTGGCCCCCATGGCGAGCAGCTTCTCGCGCAGGTTGCGCAGGTCCTGCTCGAATGCCTTGTCGGTGTGCGTGGCCGCCATGTCGTTGTCTTTCCGTCCCGCGCGGGGGTTCAGCCGAACTTCCCGGTGACGTAGTCCTCGGTGCGCTTCTCGCGCGGGTTGGTGAAGATCTGCTCCGTGGGGCCGCACTCCACCAATTCGCCCATGTAGAAGAAGGCGGTCTGGTCACTCACGCGCGCGGCCTGCTGCATGTTGTGGGTGACGATGGCGATGGTGTACGTGGCCTTGAGCTCGTGGATGAGCTCTTCAATCTTCGCCGTGGCGATGGGGTCCAGGGCGGAGGCGGGCTCGTCCATCAGGAGCACCTCCGGCTCCACCGCCAGCGCGCGCGCGATGCACAGCCGCTGCTGCTGGCCGCCGGACAGGCCCAGGGCGCTCTCGTCCAGCCGGTCCTTCACCTCGTCCCACAGCGCGGCGCCGCGCAGGGACTTCTCCACGCGCGCGGCGAGCTTCGCCTTGTCCTTGAGCCCGCCCACGCGCAGGCCGTAGGCGACGTTCTCGAAGATGGACTTGGGGAAGGGGTTGGACTTCTGGAAGACCATGCCCACGCGCCGGCGCAGGTCCACCACGTCCAGGGCGCGGTCGTGGATGCTGCGGCCGTCCAGGAACACGCTGCCTTCGTGGCTGGCGCCCGCGATGAGGTCGTTCATCCGGTTGAGCGAGCGCAGGAAGGTGGACTTGCCGCAGCCGGACGGACCGATGAGCGCGGTGACCTTGTGCTCGGGGATGCCCAGGCTCACCTGCTGGATGGCCACCTTGCTGCCGTAGCGCAGGGTGAGCTCCCGGGACTCCATCTTGTTGCGCGGGGTGACGGGGATGGGGGGCATGGGGGGTCAGTGCCCGCTCGCGGCCTTGCGGCGCGTGCGTGTGCGGATGAGGACCGCGACGAGGTTCAGGGTGAAGGTGAGCAGCAGCAGCACCATCACGGTGGCGTACAGCAGGGGACGGGTGGCCTCCACGTCCGGCGACTGCGTGGCCAGCACGTACGTGTGGTAGCCCAGGTGCATGAACTGCGAGTTGAGGCTCGTCGGCAGGTCCGGCAGGAAGTAGGCCGCGCCGGTGAAGAGGATGGGGGCCACCTCGCCCGCGCCCCGGGAGATGGCCAGCACCGCGCCGGTGAGGATGCCCGGCAGCGCGCCCGGCAGCACCACCCGCGCCAGCGTCTGGGACTGGGTGGCGCCCAGCGCGAGGCTCGCGGTGCGGTGGTCCAGGGGCACCGCCCGCAGCGCCTCCTCCGTGGACACGATGACGACGGGCAGGGTGAGCACCGCCAGCGTGAGCGCTGCCCAGAGGATGCCCGGCTGGGCCCAGTGCAGCTGTTCGTACCCCAGCGCGCGGTCCAGGCCCTTGCCCACGAAGAGGATGAAGAAGCCCAGACCGAAGAGGCCGAACACGATGGAGGGCACGCCCGCCAGGTTCGCCACCGCCACGCGCACCAGCCGGGCCAGCTTCCCGTCCGGCGGGGCGTACTCGTGCAGGTACACCGCCGTCAGCACCCCCACCGGCATCACCGCCACCGTCATCAGGAGCGTGAGCGCCGCGGTGCCGAAGAGGGCGGGGAAGATGCCGCCACCCATCATCCCGTTGGAGGGCGCCTGCGTGAGGAACTCCCAGGACAGGTGGCTCGCGCCCCCCTTCACCACGTCCAGCAGGACGAGGGCGAGCATGGCCACGATGACGAACGCGGCCACCCCCGTGAGCGACACGAGCGACAGGCCTACCACACGGCGCGTGGCGTGCTTCACCCGGCACCTCCCTTGAGCCGCTGGATGACCTTCTTCGTCCAGACGCTGGCCAGCATGTTCAGCACGAAGGTGAAGAGGAACAGCTCCACGCCGATGAAGAAGAGCAGCGCGTAGTGGGGGCTGCCCACCACCACCTCGCCCATCTCCGCGGCGATGGTGGCCGACAGCGAGCGCACGGAGTCCCCCAGGTTCGCGGAGGTGATGGCCGCGTTGCCGGAGGCCATGAGGACGATCATCGTCTCCCCGATGGCGCGCCCGAAGCCCAGCACGCACGCGGCGAGGATGCCGGGCGCCGCGGCCGGGAGCACCACCTTCCACGCCGTCTCCCACTGCGTGGCGCCCAGGGCCAGCGACGCCTCTCGGTAGCTGCGCGGCACGGCGGTGAGCGCGTCCTCCGTCACCGTGAAGATGACCGGCACGATGGCCAGCGCCAGCCCCAGGCCCGCCACCACCGCGTTGAGCCGGGACGTGAAGCCGAAGGTGTCCTGGAGGAAGGTGGCCAGCACCATCAGGGCGAAGAAGCCCAGCACCACGGACGGGATGCCGGCCAGCATCTCGATGGTGGGCTTGAGCACTTCGCGCAGGCGGCGGGGCGCGAACTCCGCGGCGAACAGCGCGCCGAAGATGCCCAGCGGCACGGCCACCAGCATGGACACCGCCGTCGTCTTCAGCGTGCCGATGAACAGCGGAATCATGCTGACCTTGGGCACGCCGGACACGGGCTGCCACACGTAGGCCAGCGGCTTGGCCTTCCGCACGAGTTGCGGCAGGAACATCTTGGAGAAGCTCGCCTCCTCGCGCGCGGCCGCGTCGGTGACGAGCGTCAGGGCCTCCTTCGCCACGAAGACGAGGATGAGCACCAGCGCGGCGATGCCCGTGAAGGCCACCGCCGTGATGACCCCGGCGATGAGCTTCTCCTTCAACTGCCGCCGCCGTGCCTCGGGCGACAGCATGGGCAGCGCCACGGGGGGCGCGAGGTCCTGTTCCTGCATGACGGCCTGTCTATCCAAGATGGAGCCCTCGCGCGCGCGTGACGGACGTGGGACGGCCACTACTTCACAGGGAAGTAGCCGACCTGGGTGACGATGGCCTGGCCCTCGGGGGACAGCGCGAAGTCGATGAACGCCTTCACGTCGCCGGCGGGCTTGTTGCGCAGGTAGAAGTACAGGTCGCGCGACAGCGGGTACTTGCCGCTCTTCACGTTCTGCGCCGAGGGGGCGAAGGCCTCGTTGCCCTTCTTCACCTTCAGCTCCTTGATGCCCTTGGCGAACGCGGCGCCCCCGTAGCCGATGCCGTGCTTCTCCTTGGACACCGCGTTGACGACGGCGGCCGTGCCCGGGAGCGTCTGCGCGGCGGAGGCGAAGTCCTCTCCGTCCAGCACCGCGTCCTTCACGAAGACATAGGTGCCGGAGGAGTTCTCCCGCGAGTACAGGACGATGGGCGCCTCCGCGCCGCCCACGGCCTTCCACGACGTCGTGTCACCCAGGTAGATGTCCCGGAGCTGCTCCACCGTGAGCGCGTCCAGCGGGTTGGACGCGTTGACGTAGAAGGTGACGCCGTCCTTGGCCACGGACAGGCCCGTGGGCGCCGCGTTGGCGCCGGCCTTCAGCTTGTCCTCCTCCGCCTTCTTCATCTCGCGGCTGGACATGGCGATGTCGGTGGTGCCGTTCTGCAGCGCCGCCAGGCCCGTGCCGGAGCCGCCGCCCGTCACCTGGACCTTCACGGACGGGTTCTTCTTCATGAACGCCTCCGCCCAGCGCTGGGCGAGGATGACCATGGTGTCCGAGCCCTTCACCGTCACCGTGCCCGCCTGGGCGGCGAGCGGGAGGACCGTGAGGCCAAGGGCGACGAGACTCGAGAGCAGGGTCTTCTTCATGGGGTGTCTCCTCGGAAGCGCCACTGGAGGGTGAACAGCGGGCCGCGTCACGATCTATGGGGCGGATGTGGCCGTTTGACGGCCCTTGCGTGACAAATGGGTGACGGCAACGCCCGCTCCCGCGCTCATCCGGCGGTGGGGTCCACGATGCGGTAGCCCACGCCGCGCACCGTCTCCAGCAGGGCGCGGGCGTTGCCCAGCTTGTCGCGCAGGCGCATGACGTGCGTGTCGATGGTGCGCGTCTCCAGGGAGCTGGACAGGCCCCACACCTCCTCCAGGAGCTGCTCGCGCGTCTGCACGCGGCCCAGCCGGGCCATCAGGTGCTCCATCAGCCGGAACTCCAGCGCGGTGAGGGTCGTCTCCTGGCCCTCCACGTAGAAGCGGTGCGCGGTGACGTCCAGGCGCAGCGGGCCCAGGGCCAGCGGCGGGGTGGTCTGCTGGGGCGTGGCGGCGCGGCGGAGGATGGCCTTGAGCCGGAGCACCAGCTCGCGCACGGAGAAGGGCTTGACGACGTAGTCGTCCGCGCCGACCTCGAAGCCGCGGATGCGGTCGGCCTCCTCGCTCCTGGCGGTGAGCATGACGATGAGCACGTCGCGCAGCCGGGAGTTCGCGCGCAGGTGGCGGCAGACCTCGATGCCGGACAGGTCCGGCAGCATCAGGTCCAGCAGCACCACGTCCGGGGACTGCTCGCGGGCGGCCTGCAGCGCCGCCTCCCCGGTGAAGGCCAGGTGCGTGGAGAAGCCGGCGCCGCGCAGGTTGAAGTCGATGAGCTCGGCGAGGTCGCGCTCGTCGTCGACGATGAGAACGTGGGACATGGCGGCTGCGTACTGTGCGCCCGTCCCTTCGCGGCGACGTGACGCGCCGGCAACAACTGCGTCACGTCCATCACCGGGGGACGCCACGGTGCCCGGGAGGACGGGTCACGGGCGTCGCAACGGACGCCCTGGCGAGGCCAGCCATTGCAGGGAGAAGTCACGCCCCTGGGGCCGCAGGGCCACCGCGCAGCCCTTTCGCAGCGTGTCTGGCAGGTCCTGTCCCAGCGCGAGCGCGGCGGCGCGCTCCAGGGACGGGTTGTGGCCCACCAGCGCCCAGCCCGGCCCCACCTCCCGCGCCAGCTTCAGGACATGGCGGGCCGCGCCCTTCATGGGCACGAGGGCGGGGTGGACTTCCACGTGTGACAGGCAGAGCGCCTCCGCGAGCAGCTCCGCGGTCTGCACCGCGCGCACCAGGGGGCTGGTGAGGATGCCCATGAGGGGCGTCAGGCGGGCGAGCTTGCGCGCGTGCAGCCGGAAGGCGGCGCGGCCCTTCGGGGTGAGGGCGCGGGCCTCGTCGCCCAGCACATGGGAGTCCTCGGCGACGGCGTGGCGCACCAGCAGGAGGGGCAGGTCGTGGTCGGCCATGGGGCGCGTTGTAGCGCGGCTCCCGTCCCTCCGGGTGTGACGAACCGGTGGACTACTCCACGCCGCCCAGGAAGAACGCGAGCAGCAGCAGCGCCAGCACGCCGGTGGTGATGGCGGCGTAGGTGCGGTCCTTCTGCGCGCGGAAGACGCCCAACGACAGCGCCACGCGCAGCACCGGCACGGTGATCATCACCAGCAGGCCCGCCATCACGAAGGACTGCCCGCGCACGGCCAGGACCCCCTCGAAGACGTCCGCCAGCCGGTGGGGCGCGGAGTCCGGCGCGGTGAGCCGCTCGAGCGCGTCCGGAGAGGAGAAGTAGTCCGGGTGGCGGATGAACGTGATCACCATGCCGCACATGACGAGCGACAGGCTCAGCAGCACGCCCACGCGCAGCAGCTGGCTGATGAGCAGCTCCGGCGCCAGGGACACCGCCTCCGGGTGGCTCGCGCTGGGGGGCAGCTCCGTCGCGGGGGGCTCGGGGGCTTGCTGGCTCATCCGTGGATCCCCTTGGACAGCATCTCGTAGGACACCCACAGCAGGACGACGACGAAGAGGCCGCGCAGGGAGCCGCTCTTGAGCTTCGTGAGGTAGCGCGAGCCGGCGTAGGCCCCCACCGTGACGCCCACGCAGACGGGGCCGGCGATGAAGGGGTCGATGTCGCCTCGCGCGAAGTAGATGCCGGCGCTGGCCGCCGCCGTCACGCCAATCATGAAGTTGCTGGTGGCGGTGGACACCTTGATGGGCAGCCCCATCGCCAGGTCCATGGCCGGCACCTTCAGCGCGCCAGAGCCGATGCCCAGCAGGCCGCTCACCGTGCCTGCCACGTACATGAGCCCCAGGCCGGTGAGGGGGCGCTGCACGCGGTACGCCACGTCCTGCCCGGTGGACGCGTCGTGGTAGCTGCCGTGCAGGGCGAGCCGGTCCGCGAGCGCATCCGGCGCGGGCTCCTCGCGCGGCGTGTCGTCCTGGCGCAGCTTGCGCAGCATCGCGAGCGCCGAGTACGCCATCACCGCGCCGAAGAGGAGGTACAGCGCGCGACCGCCCACCTGACCCGCGAGCATCGCGCCCGTGACGGCGCCAGCCACGGTGGCCAGCTCCAGGAACATGGCGACGCGCAGGTTGGCCAGGCCGTCCCGCACGTAGGCCGCCGCCGCGCCGCTGGAGGTGGCGATGACGGACACGATGGAGGCGCCCACCGCGTAGCGGATGTCCACCTTCAGCACGAGCGTGAGCACGGGGATGAGGATGAGGCCTCCGCCCAGCCCCAACAGCGAGCCCAGCAGGCCCGCGCCCATCGAGATCAGCAACACGATGGCGACGAAGTTGAACGGAGTGGCGTCCAAGGAGCGACCATCTTCCTCCCGTGTCGGGCGCATGCAAGCCGCTTCACTCGGAGCCCGTCTGGCCGCCTGCCCTGGCGCACCCTCCGTGACGGGCGGGTCATCCGCGCTCCAGCGGTCGCGGCGTGGCGACGGCCCTCGCTCCCAAAGTAGGGGAGGCGGCTACCTGCGCGACGGGGGCCCGTCCTTGGCGCTGCGGGCGGGCTGGCGCGCTCCGGAGTCGCGGGGCGGCGGCGGGTTCGCGGGGGAGGCCCCCGCGGGTTCGGAGGCGCTGCCCAGGTGGATGCCCGGGGGCGGCGGGTTCTT is a window from the Corallococcus soli genome containing:
- a CDS encoding ceramide glucosyltransferase, with protein sequence MLIASSLLLAASVVGLLALVLQALLVRRHRREPPAVPTHAPGLSILKPLCGVDDDLEANLEQFARLSYPRYEVLLGVKDARDPAFAVAKAAQAKWPHVMRVVLQEGEPGLNPKVNQLVTLSSEARYDLWVVSDSNTRVGEGYLEEIAAAFEDPTVGCVTHPVAGLGEETFGSLLDNLHLSSSAAAGMIAAKHLADRDIVVGKSMALRREDVESLGGFFSVKDVLAEDYVIGQWVTRKLGKRVWLARAPVFNVSLRKSVDAFFQRYLRWSVIHRTAVSPTTYLAQALLNPVPLALGGALFQPSVLTGLGALAVVLGKVWVDVAVFRALRPQPVGLRAAPAVLVKDALLFAAWWHGAFRRTVDWRGTRLRVVSGTRLVPVRVRTRTSEAWITSNGVG
- the phoU gene encoding phosphate signaling complex protein PhoU yields the protein MAATHTDKAFEQDLRNLREKLLAMGAKVEALVAQSVRALTDRDSALAEKVVGADREVNRLEVDIDDLCRRILALRQPAASDLRLITTALKIVTDLERIGDLAVNIAERAMDLNQVPPLAPYVDTPKLADLAQQQVKKALDAFVSGDAAKAEEVLKGDDLLDALFLKIFNELLAYMMEDSRNIRRATALMFIAKHLERVGDHALNVAEMVIYMVRGKDVRHPKSRELPE
- the pstB gene encoding phosphate ABC transporter ATP-binding protein PstB; this encodes MESRELTLRYGSKVAIQQVSLGIPEHKVTALIGPSGCGKSTFLRSLNRMNDLIAGASHEGSVFLDGRSIHDRALDVVDLRRRVGMVFQKSNPFPKSIFENVAYGLRVGGLKDKAKLAARVEKSLRGAALWDEVKDRLDESALGLSGGQQQRLCIARALAVEPEVLLMDEPASALDPIATAKIEELIHELKATYTIAIVTHNMQQAARVSDQTAFFYMGELVECGPTEQIFTNPREKRTEDYVTGKFG
- the pstA gene encoding phosphate ABC transporter permease PstA encodes the protein MKHATRRVVGLSLVSLTGVAAFVIVAMLALVLLDVVKGGASHLSWEFLTQAPSNGMMGGGIFPALFGTAALTLLMTVAVMPVGVLTAVYLHEYAPPDGKLARLVRVAVANLAGVPSIVFGLFGLGFFILFVGKGLDRALGYEQLHWAQPGILWAALTLAVLTLPVVIVSTEEALRAVPLDHRTASLALGATQSQTLARVVLPGALPGILTGAVLAISRGAGEVAPILFTGAAYFLPDLPTSLNSQFMHLGYHTYVLATQSPDVEATRPLLYATVMVLLLLTFTLNLVAVLIRTRTRRKAASGH
- the pstC gene encoding phosphate ABC transporter permease subunit PstC — encoded protein: MQEQDLAPPVALPMLSPEARRRQLKEKLIAGVITAVAFTGIAALVLILVFVAKEALTLVTDAAAREEASFSKMFLPQLVRKAKPLAYVWQPVSGVPKVSMIPLFIGTLKTTAVSMLVAVPLGIFGALFAAEFAPRRLREVLKPTIEMLAGIPSVVLGFFALMVLATFLQDTFGFTSRLNAVVAGLGLALAIVPVIFTVTEDALTAVPRSYREASLALGATQWETAWKVVLPAAAPGILAACVLGFGRAIGETMIVLMASGNAAITSANLGDSVRSLSATIAAEMGEVVVGSPHYALLFFIGVELFLFTFVLNMLASVWTKKVIQRLKGGAG
- a CDS encoding phosphate ABC transporter substrate-binding protein; protein product: MKKTLLSSLVALGLTVLPLAAQAGTVTVKGSDTMVILAQRWAEAFMKKNPSVKVQVTGGGSGTGLAALQNGTTDIAMSSREMKKAEEDKLKAGANAAPTGLSVAKDGVTFYVNASNPLDALTVEQLRDIYLGDTTSWKAVGGAEAPIVLYSRENSSGTYVFVKDAVLDGEDFASAAQTLPGTAAVVNAVSKEKHGIGYGGAAFAKGIKELKVKKGNEAFAPSAQNVKSGKYPLSRDLYFYLRNKPAGDVKAFIDFALSPEGQAIVTQVGYFPVK
- a CDS encoding response regulator, with amino-acid sequence MSHVLIVDDERDLAELIDFNLRGAGFSTHLAFTGEAALQAAREQSPDVVLLDLMLPDLSGIEVCRHLRANSRLRDVLIVMLTARSEEADRIRGFEVGADDYVVKPFSVRELVLRLKAILRRAATPQQTTPPLALGPLRLDVTAHRFYVEGQETTLTALEFRLMEHLMARLGRVQTREQLLEEVWGLSSSLETRTIDTHVMRLRDKLGNARALLETVRGVGYRIVDPTAG
- a CDS encoding SixA phosphatase family protein; translated protein: MADHDLPLLLVRHAVAEDSHVLGDEARALTPKGRAAFRLHARKLARLTPLMGILTSPLVRAVQTAELLAEALCLSHVEVHPALVPMKGAARHVLKLAREVGPGWALVGHNPSLERAAALALGQDLPDTLRKGCAVALRPQGRDFSLQWLASPGRPLRRP
- a CDS encoding DUF1634 domain-containing protein, which translates into the protein MSQQAPEPPATELPPSASHPEAVSLAPELLISQLLRVGVLLSLSLVMCGMVITFIRHPDYFSSPDALERLTAPDSAPHRLADVFEGVLAVRGQSFVMAGLLVMITVPVLRVALSLGVFRAQKDRTYAAITTGVLALLLLAFFLGGVE
- a CDS encoding sulfite exporter TauE/SafE family protein, coding for MDATPFNFVAIVLLISMGAGLLGSLLGLGGGLILIPVLTLVLKVDIRYAVGASIVSVIATSSGAAAAYVRDGLANLRVAMFLELATVAGAVTGAMLAGQVGGRALYLLFGAVMAYSALAMLRKLRQDDTPREEPAPDALADRLALHGSYHDASTGQDVAYRVQRPLTGLGLMYVAGTVSGLLGIGSGALKVPAMDLAMGLPIKVSTATSNFMIGVTAAASAGIYFARGDIDPFIAGPVCVGVTVGAYAGSRYLTKLKSGSLRGLFVVVLLWVSYEMLSKGIHG